One window of the Rufibacter radiotolerans genome contains the following:
- the rplQ gene encoding 50S ribosomal protein L17, whose product MRHGKKNNHLGRTASHRAAMLSNMAASLILHKRLVTTVAKAKALRKYAEPLLTKGKSDTTHSRRTVFSYLQSKEAVKELFDGIAAKIAGRPGGYTRIIKTGTRLGDNAEMCIIELVDYNEDMLSTKGAEGAGKAKTRRRSAGKKKEGAAQADASAPAAEGAAPAENVETPAAE is encoded by the coding sequence ATGAGACACGGTAAAAAAAACAATCACCTAGGTAGGACTGCTTCCCACCGCGCCGCTATGTTATCTAACATGGCCGCATCACTTATTCTTCACAAGCGGTTAGTTACCACGGTAGCCAAAGCCAAAGCACTACGCAAGTATGCTGAGCCTTTGCTAACCAAAGGTAAAAGCGACACTACTCACTCTCGTCGTACAGTTTTCTCTTACCTGCAAAGTAAAGAAGCCGTTAAGGAGTTGTTTGATGGAATCGCTGCAAAAATTGCTGGTCGTCCTGGCGGCTATACCCGCATTATCAAAACGGGTACTCGTCTTGGTGACAACGCAGAGATGTGTATCATTGAGTTAGTAGACTACAACGAGGATATGCTTTCTACAAAAGGTGCTGAAGGTGCTGGCAAAGCCAAAACCAGACGCCGTTCTGCTGGTAAGAAAAAAGAAGGTGCTGCTCAGGCAGATGCTTCTGCTCCTGCCGCTGAAGGTGCCGCACCGGCTGAGAATGTTGAAACTCCAGCAGCAGAATAA
- the carA gene encoding glutamine-hydrolyzing carbamoyl-phosphate synthase small subunit yields the protein MKLHTTTDAVLVLEDGTFFRGKSLGKIGTTGGEICFNTGMTGYQEIFTDPSYYGQVVITTVAHVGNYGVQPEEVESNNIQIKGLICKEFSHHFSRKTAEGSLQEYFEKAGVVGICEIDTRELVRYIRDKGVMNCIISSETADVEALKEQLKQIPSMDGLELSSKVSTTTEYDLPATEKRFKVAVLDLGVKRNILNNLTSRGCECRVFPYGTTFDEMEAWGPDGYFISNGPGDPAVTTQAEKTVEQILNVERPMFGICMGHQILAQANGIPTYKMHNGHRGLNHPVKNLVTGRSEITSQNHGFAVDPEAVKNNPNVEVTHINLNDNTIEGIRIKNKPAFSVQYHPESSPGPHDSEYLFDLFVELMEKDKKNS from the coding sequence ATGAAGCTTCATACAACAACTGATGCAGTATTGGTGCTGGAAGACGGCACCTTCTTCCGGGGCAAGAGCCTGGGGAAAATTGGGACCACTGGCGGTGAGATCTGTTTCAATACAGGGATGACCGGCTATCAGGAGATCTTCACAGATCCTTCTTACTATGGTCAGGTTGTGATTACCACCGTGGCGCACGTGGGTAATTATGGCGTGCAGCCAGAAGAGGTGGAATCTAATAATATCCAGATCAAAGGGCTTATCTGTAAAGAGTTCTCCCATCACTTCTCCAGAAAGACCGCTGAAGGTTCTCTTCAGGAATATTTTGAGAAGGCTGGGGTAGTGGGCATCTGTGAAATTGATACCCGTGAGTTGGTTAGGTACATCAGAGACAAAGGTGTAATGAATTGCATCATTTCCTCTGAGACGGCAGATGTAGAGGCTTTGAAAGAGCAATTGAAGCAAATTCCTTCTATGGACGGCCTGGAGCTTTCCTCCAAAGTCTCTACCACCACAGAGTATGATTTGCCAGCCACCGAGAAGCGTTTTAAAGTTGCGGTGCTTGATCTTGGCGTAAAGCGCAATATTCTCAACAACCTCACCAGCAGGGGCTGTGAATGCCGCGTGTTCCCTTATGGTACCACCTTTGACGAGATGGAAGCCTGGGGACCAGATGGATACTTTATCTCCAACGGTCCTGGTGATCCTGCGGTAACTACCCAGGCAGAGAAAACCGTGGAGCAGATCCTGAATGTGGAAAGACCTATGTTCGGAATTTGCATGGGGCATCAGATCTTGGCGCAGGCCAACGGTATCCCTACCTATAAAATGCACAATGGGCACAGGGGATTGAACCACCCCGTTAAAAACCTGGTTACTGGCCGTAGCGAAATTACCTCGCAGAACCACGGGTTCGCGGTTGACCCCGAGGCCGTCAAAAACAACCCCAACGTAGAAGTGACCCACATTAACCTGAATGATAACACCATTGAGGGCATAAGGATCAAGAACAAGCCGGCCTTCTCGGTGCAGTACCACCCAGAGTCTTCGCCGGGCCCACATGACTCTGAGTACCTATTTGACCTCTTTGTGGAGTTAATGGAGAAAGACAAGAAGAATTCCTAA
- the eno gene encoding phosphopyruvate hydratase yields the protein MSLIEDIKARQIFDSRGNPTVEVDVITQNGIVGRAAVPSGASTGKHEAVELRDNDKSQYMGKGVLQAVQNVNTIIADELVGFSVFEQSLLDKIMIEIDGTDNKAKLGANAILGVSLAAAKAAAKEAGQSLYRYVGGVNANTLPVPMMNILNGGSHADNSIDFQEFMVMPVGASSFSEALRWGTEVFHHLKEVLKKKGMSTNVGDEGGFAPNIGSNQEAIEVVLQAIEAAGYRPGEDFMIAMDAAASEFYDASTGHYHFKKSTGDKLTSSEMVNFWTDWSKKYPIISIEDGMDEDDWTGWKALTDSIGSTTQLVGDDLFVTNVKRLQQGIDQKTANAILIKVNQIGTLTETIDAINLGRRNGYKSIMSHRSGETEDNTIADLAVALNCGQIKTGSASRSDRMAKYNQLLRIEEELGEVAYFPGRKM from the coding sequence ATGAGCTTAATTGAAGACATTAAAGCCCGCCAGATTTTTGACTCTCGCGGAAACCCAACGGTTGAGGTAGATGTAATTACGCAGAATGGCATTGTAGGCCGTGCGGCGGTTCCTTCCGGGGCCTCTACGGGTAAGCACGAAGCCGTGGAGCTGCGTGACAATGACAAGAGCCAATACATGGGCAAAGGTGTTTTGCAGGCGGTGCAGAACGTAAACACCATTATTGCCGATGAGTTGGTGGGTTTCTCTGTTTTTGAGCAAAGCCTGCTGGATAAGATCATGATTGAGATTGACGGCACTGACAATAAAGCCAAACTGGGAGCCAACGCCATTCTGGGTGTTTCCCTGGCCGCCGCCAAAGCCGCTGCCAAAGAAGCAGGTCAGTCATTGTACCGGTACGTAGGGGGCGTGAACGCCAATACCCTGCCCGTGCCTATGATGAATATCTTGAACGGCGGCAGCCACGCAGATAACTCCATTGACTTCCAGGAGTTCATGGTAATGCCTGTGGGCGCGTCTTCCTTCTCTGAAGCCCTTCGTTGGGGAACTGAGGTGTTCCATCACCTGAAAGAGGTTCTTAAGAAAAAAGGGATGTCTACCAACGTAGGTGATGAAGGCGGCTTTGCCCCTAACATCGGCTCTAACCAGGAAGCCATAGAGGTAGTATTGCAGGCTATTGAGGCCGCAGGCTACAGACCAGGCGAGGACTTCATGATTGCTATGGATGCTGCCGCCTCTGAGTTCTATGATGCCTCTACCGGTCATTACCACTTCAAGAAATCTACCGGCGATAAACTTACTTCTTCTGAGATGGTAAACTTCTGGACCGACTGGTCTAAGAAATACCCGATCATCTCTATTGAAGACGGAATGGACGAAGACGACTGGACTGGCTGGAAAGCCTTAACGGATTCCATTGGCAGCACTACCCAATTGGTAGGGGATGACCTATTCGTGACCAATGTGAAGCGTCTGCAGCAAGGCATTGACCAGAAAACGGCTAACGCTATCCTGATCAAGGTAAACCAGATTGGTACCTTAACTGAGACCATTGACGCGATTAACCTAGGCCGTAGAAATGGCTATAAGAGCATCATGAGCCACCGTTCCGGAGAGACCGAAGACAACACCATCGCTGACTTAGCAGTGGCTTTGAACTGCGGTCAAATCAAGACAGGTTCGGCTTCGCGTTCAGACAGAATGGCCAAGTACAACCAGTTGCTTCGTATTGAGGAGGAACTGGGCGAGGTAGCCTACTTCCCGGGCAGAAAGATGTAA
- a CDS encoding FtsB family cell division protein, with protein MLARVPKFFRSFYFLTTLAFLVWMSFFDSNDFLTQYQTSRKLSILEEERDYYVEKIAEVQKDRRELMSNPQLLEKFAREKYLMKKPTEDLYLIVVKDEEEK; from the coding sequence ATGTTGGCACGCGTACCTAAATTCTTCAGAAGCTTTTACTTTCTCACCACCCTGGCGTTTCTGGTCTGGATGTCTTTCTTTGACTCCAATGATTTCCTGACCCAGTACCAGACCAGCCGCAAGCTCTCCATTCTGGAAGAGGAGCGGGACTACTATGTAGAGAAGATTGCCGAGGTGCAGAAAGACCGCCGCGAACTGATGAGCAACCCGCAATTGCTGGAGAAATTCGCGCGGGAGAAATACCTCATGAAAAAGCCCACCGAGGACCTGTATCTGATTGTAGTAAAAGACGAGGAAGAAAAGTAA
- the dnaK gene encoding molecular chaperone DnaK, whose protein sequence is MAKIAINLTTASIQKEEVIVGIDLGTTNSLVAYMHPEDHVPIAINDQGMGTIVPSVVHFAVNGEVLVGNAAKDYLISDPANTIYSVKRLLGKSYHDLGEHKDSFGYKIIDDNSEGLVKIRVQDKFYSPIELSAEILKELKARAEHALKTPVNRAVITVPAYFNDSQRQATRDAGKLAGLEVLRIVNEPTAASLAYGIGLDQTEERTIAVYDLGGGTFDISILRIHQGIFEVLSTNGDTYLGGDDLDRAIINHWLLQNTLLTDLVAQDANMSQALRLQAEEAKKTLSNEEKFKTDLNGFTLKLDRHTFETLITPIIDRTMASCQMALKDAGLQPEQIDTVIMVGGSTRVPLVYQTVSDFFGQPANNSLNPDEVVALGAAIQADVLAGNRKDILLLDVTPLTLGIETMGGLMDSIIPRNSKIPTKAGRQYTTSVDGQVNMKISVYQGERDLVKENRKLAEFDLKGIPAMPAGFPKVDVNFILNADGILKVEAVELRSGVRQEVEVKPQYGLTDAQVEQMLMDSITHAREDVNTRMVIEARTTAEQMIYQVERFVQKNAEHLTPEEIELTRQNLQNLKDALPTGDKDTILRAVDVLEEQTSPFAERVMQISIKQAMTGKKIE, encoded by the coding sequence ATGGCCAAAATAGCAATAAACTTAACCACCGCCTCTATCCAAAAAGAAGAGGTGATTGTGGGTATTGACCTGGGTACCACCAACAGCCTGGTAGCCTACATGCACCCCGAAGACCACGTGCCCATCGCCATTAATGACCAGGGCATGGGCACCATAGTCCCCTCAGTGGTCCATTTTGCCGTCAACGGAGAAGTGCTGGTGGGCAATGCCGCCAAAGATTACCTGATCTCAGACCCGGCCAACACCATTTACTCGGTGAAACGCTTGCTAGGCAAATCTTACCATGACCTGGGCGAGCACAAGGACAGTTTCGGGTATAAGATCATTGATGACAACTCTGAGGGGCTGGTGAAGATACGGGTGCAGGACAAGTTCTACTCGCCTATTGAACTCTCTGCCGAGATCCTGAAAGAACTGAAGGCCCGCGCCGAGCATGCCCTCAAAACCCCGGTGAACCGCGCCGTGATCACCGTGCCGGCTTACTTCAATGACTCCCAACGCCAGGCCACCCGTGACGCCGGCAAACTAGCTGGGCTGGAGGTGCTGCGTATTGTGAACGAACCTACCGCGGCTTCCCTGGCCTATGGCATTGGCCTGGACCAGACCGAGGAGCGCACCATTGCCGTGTATGACCTGGGCGGTGGCACCTTTGATATTTCCATTCTGCGCATCCACCAGGGCATCTTTGAAGTGCTCTCTACCAACGGTGACACCTACCTGGGCGGCGATGACCTGGACCGCGCCATCATCAACCACTGGCTTCTGCAGAACACCTTGCTTACCGACCTGGTTGCGCAGGACGCCAATATGTCTCAGGCCTTGCGCCTGCAGGCCGAGGAAGCCAAGAAGACGTTGAGCAATGAGGAGAAATTCAAAACAGATTTGAACGGCTTTACCCTCAAACTTGACCGCCACACCTTTGAAACCCTTATCACGCCTATCATAGACCGCACCATGGCTTCCTGCCAAATGGCGTTGAAAGACGCGGGCCTGCAACCAGAGCAAATTGACACCGTGATCATGGTGGGTGGTTCTACGCGGGTGCCGTTGGTGTACCAGACCGTGAGTGATTTCTTCGGGCAACCAGCCAACAACTCTTTGAACCCAGACGAGGTGGTGGCACTGGGCGCTGCCATCCAGGCCGATGTGCTGGCCGGCAACCGCAAAGACATTCTGCTCCTGGACGTGACCCCGCTCACGCTGGGCATAGAGACCATGGGCGGCCTCATGGACTCCATCATTCCGCGTAACTCCAAGATTCCTACCAAGGCTGGTAGGCAATATACTACCTCGGTAGACGGTCAGGTGAACATGAAGATAAGTGTGTACCAAGGCGAGCGTGACCTGGTGAAGGAAAACCGTAAGCTAGCCGAGTTTGACCTCAAAGGTATCCCCGCCATGCCCGCCGGTTTCCCGAAGGTAGACGTGAACTTCATCCTGAACGCCGATGGCATCCTGAAAGTGGAAGCCGTTGAACTGCGATCAGGCGTGCGCCAAGAGGTGGAAGTGAAACCGCAGTACGGGTTAACCGATGCCCAAGTAGAGCAGATGCTTATGGACTCCATCACCCACGCGCGTGAAGACGTAAACACCCGCATGGTTATTGAGGCCCGCACCACCGCAGAGCAGATGATCTATCAGGTAGAGCGCTTCGTGCAGAAAAACGCGGAGCACCTCACCCCTGAGGAAATAGAACTCACCCGCCAGAACTTGCAGAACCTGAAAGACGCCCTGCCTACCGGCGATAAAGACACCATTCTTAGAGCCGTAGATGTGCTGGAAGAGCAAACCAGCCCCTTTGCCGAGCGCGTGATGCAGATCTCTATCAAGCAGGCCATGACCGGCAAGAAGATTGAGTAA
- a CDS encoding zinc-dependent metalloprotease, which translates to MRKTLLSLLFTLLTFSLLHAQNKPTALAAKTAGMQKFSGYFPFYWDEATGRILLEIDKLDQPFLYVNSLAAGLGSNDIGLDRGQLGGEHVVYFQKVGPKVLLIEPNQSYRAMNGNPAEEQAVAQSFAQSALWGFKVEASEGGKMLVDATEFLLRDAHDVVGSIRRARQGTYRLEPSRSALYLPRTKNFPQNSEFEATLTFTGGDDAGNFVRSVTPSAQAITVRQHHSFIQLPDTNYTPRAMDPRAGYFGIEYMDFSTPVDESITKRYIARHRLQKKNPSAAVSEAVKPIVYYVDHAAPEPIRTALLDGARWWAQAFAAGGYKDAFKVEILPVDADPMDVRYNVIQWVHRSTRGWSYGASVTDPRTGEIIKGHVSLGSLRVRQDFLIAEGLLAPYEEGKPANPEMMKMALARLRQLSAHELGHTLGIMHNYAASVNNRASVMDYPHPTVKLSASGEIDLSDAYAVGIGEWDKLAVTYGYQHYTTSTDEKKALDQLLRKGHAQGLQFISDRDARSPGGAHPQAHLWDNGANAAEELRHVLAVRQKALDRFGVNNIKPGVPMAMLEDALVPIYNYHRYQVEAAAKVVGGVNYTYASRGDGQLVTEVVPEAEQQKALDALLGTLQPNVLALPERIIAAIPPRPAGWSLTRELFDKRTGLTFDPLAAAEASADFTLSFLFHPERAARLVELKARGSKLGLDEVLDQTISQTWGANPAPGLPGQVQLLTQQLVLTHLLALAQNENAAYPARAAAQLQLKNLEQQAKKLAKSSNEAVKGNALLALERLKKPLEAKPQLHKTLPPGAPIGSIEMLGCE; encoded by the coding sequence ATGCGAAAAACGCTCCTCTCCCTTCTCTTTACCCTGCTCACCTTTTCCCTCCTTCACGCCCAAAACAAACCCACCGCTCTCGCCGCCAAAACCGCGGGCATGCAGAAGTTCAGCGGCTACTTCCCCTTTTACTGGGACGAGGCCACCGGCCGAATTCTGCTGGAGATTGACAAACTGGACCAGCCGTTCCTGTACGTGAACTCTCTGGCGGCAGGGCTGGGCTCCAATGACATTGGGTTGGACCGGGGGCAATTGGGCGGCGAGCACGTGGTGTATTTCCAGAAAGTGGGACCCAAGGTGCTGCTCATAGAACCCAACCAAAGCTACCGCGCCATGAACGGCAACCCCGCCGAGGAGCAGGCCGTGGCGCAGTCGTTCGCGCAGTCGGCGTTGTGGGGATTTAAGGTAGAGGCCAGTGAAGGCGGAAAGATGCTGGTAGACGCCACGGAGTTTCTGCTGCGTGATGCCCATGACGTGGTAGGCAGCATCCGGCGCGCGCGCCAGGGAACGTACCGGTTAGAGCCTTCGCGGTCGGCTCTGTATTTGCCCCGCACCAAGAATTTTCCCCAGAATTCAGAATTTGAAGCCACGCTCACCTTTACCGGCGGCGATGACGCGGGTAATTTTGTGCGCAGCGTCACGCCTTCGGCGCAAGCCATTACCGTACGGCAGCACCATTCCTTTATTCAGTTACCAGATACCAACTACACCCCCAGGGCCATGGACCCGCGGGCCGGGTACTTCGGGATTGAGTACATGGATTTCAGTACGCCCGTAGATGAGTCCATCACCAAACGCTATATTGCCCGGCACCGGTTGCAGAAAAAGAACCCATCCGCGGCGGTGTCTGAGGCCGTGAAACCCATTGTGTATTACGTAGACCATGCCGCGCCCGAGCCTATCAGAACCGCGCTGCTGGACGGGGCCCGCTGGTGGGCACAGGCTTTTGCTGCGGGCGGCTACAAAGACGCGTTCAAGGTAGAGATTCTGCCCGTAGACGCTGACCCCATGGATGTGCGCTACAACGTCATTCAGTGGGTGCACCGCAGTACCCGGGGCTGGAGCTACGGCGCTTCGGTGACCGACCCGCGCACCGGCGAAATCATCAAAGGCCACGTGAGTTTGGGCTCTTTGCGCGTGCGCCAGGATTTCCTGATTGCCGAAGGCCTGCTGGCCCCCTATGAAGAAGGCAAACCCGCCAACCCCGAGATGATGAAGATGGCCCTGGCGCGGCTCCGGCAGTTGTCGGCGCACGAGTTGGGCCACACGCTGGGCATCATGCACAACTACGCCGCCAGCGTGAATAACCGCGCCTCGGTCATGGACTATCCGCACCCTACCGTAAAACTATCTGCCAGCGGCGAGATTGACCTTTCTGATGCCTACGCCGTGGGCATTGGCGAGTGGGACAAACTGGCCGTGACGTATGGCTACCAGCATTACACTACCAGTACCGATGAAAAAAAAGCCTTAGACCAATTGCTTCGGAAAGGACACGCCCAGGGCCTGCAGTTTATCTCGGACCGCGATGCCCGTTCCCCCGGCGGGGCGCACCCGCAGGCCCACCTCTGGGACAACGGCGCTAATGCCGCCGAAGAGCTTCGCCATGTGTTGGCAGTAAGGCAAAAAGCCCTGGACCGTTTTGGGGTAAACAACATTAAGCCCGGCGTGCCGATGGCTATGCTGGAAGACGCGTTGGTGCCCATTTACAACTACCACCGCTACCAAGTAGAGGCGGCCGCCAAAGTGGTGGGCGGCGTGAACTACACTTACGCCTCGCGCGGCGATGGGCAGTTGGTCACCGAGGTTGTCCCTGAGGCAGAGCAGCAGAAAGCCCTGGACGCCCTGTTGGGTACCCTGCAACCCAACGTGCTGGCCCTGCCCGAGAGAATCATTGCCGCCATTCCGCCCCGTCCGGCGGGCTGGTCGCTTACGCGTGAGCTGTTTGACAAACGCACCGGCCTTACCTTTGACCCATTGGCGGCAGCAGAGGCCTCGGCAGATTTCACGCTTTCCTTTTTGTTTCATCCGGAGCGCGCCGCTCGTCTGGTAGAGTTGAAAGCCCGCGGCAGTAAACTGGGCCTGGACGAGGTGCTGGACCAAACCATTTCGCAAACCTGGGGCGCTAATCCTGCTCCGGGATTGCCCGGGCAGGTGCAATTGCTCACGCAGCAACTGGTGCTCACCCACCTGCTGGCACTCGCACAGAATGAGAATGCCGCCTACCCTGCCCGCGCCGCCGCCCAGCTACAGCTGAAAAACCTGGAGCAACAAGCTAAAAAACTGGCCAAATCTTCCAACGAGGCCGTGAAAGGAAATGCCCTGCTGGCGCTGGAGCGCTTGAAAAAGCCCCTGGAAGCCAAACCGCAATTACATAAAACCTTGCCTCCGGGTGCCCCCATCGGCTCTATTGAGATGCTGGGGTGCGAATAG